The genomic window GTTATGGCGCCCCTGCCAAGGGGAACACGCTGTTGAATTATTGCGGGATCCGTTCCGATTTCATCGATTATACGGTTGACCTCAGCCCGCACAAGCAGGGGCTTTATCTGCCGGGAACACGCGTGCCGATTCACGCGCCTGACAAGATCAGGGAGACCCGCCCCGACTATGTCCTGATTCTGCCCTGGAATCTGAAGGACGAGATCATGAAGCAGATGCAGCACATACGCGAGTGGGGTGGAAAATTCGTCGTGCCGATTCCGGAGGTGAAGGTTTATCCATGATATTCCGTGAGACGGAACTCGCTGGCGCCTTCATCATCGAGCCGGAGAAGATCGAGGATGACAGAGGATTTTTTGCGCGTAGCTGGTGCCGCAGGGAGTTTGGAGAGCATGGTCTAGAGACCGGCCTTGAGCAATGCAATATATCGTTCAACAAGATGAAGGGTACTCTTCGGGGGATGCATTATCAGATAGCCCCCCATGAAGAGGTGAAACTGGTCAGATGTACACGCGGGTCGATTTTCGATGTGATAATCGATCTGCGGCCTTCGTCCTCTACCTATGGGCGCCATTTCGGGCTTGTGCTTTCGGAGGATGAGAGAAACATGCTGTATATACCGGGTGGATTCGCGCACGGTTTTCAGACGCTGGTGGATTCGACGGAAGTGTTTTATCAGATGACCGAGTCATACCATCCGGAATCGGCGCGCGGCGTGCGATGGGATGATGCGGGATTTGATATCGAATGGCCACCTGCGGCGCCACGGTTGATTTCCGAGCGCGACAGAACCTGGCCTGACTTTACAGGTCATTCAGGGCGTTGATACAAAGCGAGAGTTCTATCACGATGGCTAAGGAACAATCCGATAATATTCCCGTTCTGATCATCAAGCCGGACAGCGGCTGGAAGATGATCGACCTCGGCGAGATCATCAGGTACCGCGACCTGGCGTATAACCTGGTGTGGCGCGATATCACGGTTCAGCATGCCCAGACCGTCCTCGGGTTCATTTGGGCGATCATAACGCCGCTGGTCCAGATACTTATCTTCTCGATAATCTTCGGCAAGGTGGCCAAGATCAGCACGGACGGGATACCGTATACGCTGTTTACGACCGTTGCGATCATCCCGTGGACATATATGTCCACGGTCATGCTTCAGTCCAGTCAAAGCCTGATTTCGAACCATAACATGCTGGGTAAGATTTACTTCCCGCGTCTGCTCTATCCGTTAACACCGGTCATTTCGAAAATGTTGAATTTCGGGATATCGCTGTTGCTACTGTTGGCGATCATGGTGTACTACAAGGTCGCGCCCACCTGGCAGTTGCTCTATTTGCCCCTATTCATCCTGATGATGATGATGGTTCCGGCGGGTATCGGCATGTGGATGTCCGCGATGGCGATACGTTACCGCGACATAAAATTCATCATGCACTATGTTGTCCAGATGCTCATGTACAGCGCTCCGATCGTATATTCGGCGGCATCGATCCCGGAGAATTACCGGTTTGTATATTCATTGAATCCCATTGTGGGAGTGATCGAGGGGTATAGAGCCTGTCTCCTCGGCGCCGATATGCCCTGGCAATTCATACTGCCCGGCATGTTCACGGCCGTTCTACTGTTCGTTGGGGGCGCCTTTTACTTCAAGCGTATCGAGCGGATATTTGTCGATGTTATGTAATGTATTCCGCTGCAGCAGAGTTGACACATCATGCCTATGAACTCAGAAGAGATCGCTATCAGGGTCGAGAAAGTCGCCAAGCGGTTCCGTCTTGGCCTGGAAGACGCCATGCACGATACCTTCGGGGCGGCCATGCTCGATTTCATCAAAAGCCCCCTCAAGAACTATCGATACTATCGTTCGCTTCATAAATTCGACGACTCCGCCGGCCCGGACGATCCGTCGAGCGAGCCGTCGGATATCCTGTGGGCGCTCAGAAGCGTTTCATTCGAGGTCAAACGCGGGGAGGTCCTGGGGATAATCGGCACCAACGGCGCTGGCAAATCCACCCTGCTCAAAATCCTGTCGCGAATCACCCCGCCCACACGCGGCTCGATCGAAATCAGAGGCCGGGTATCCAGCCTGCTCGAGGTCGGCACCGGTTTCCATAATGAGCTGACGGGCAGGGAAAATATCTATCTCAATGGCACCGTTCTGGGGATGAGAAAGAAGGAAATTGACCGGAAATTCGATGAAATCGTCGAGTTCTCCGGCGTCGAGCGTTTCCTTGATACTCCGGTGAAGCGCTATTCCAGCGGCATGCGCGTCCGCCTGGCTTTTTCGGTGGCAGCCCATCTGGAGCCCGAGATCCTGATCATTGATGAGGTGCTGGCGGTGGGTGACGCGGCATTTCAGAAGAAATGCATGAACAAGATGCAGGATGTCGGCGAAGGCGGCCGCACGGTTCTCTTCGTCTCCCACAGCATGCCCGCGATCACCCGATTGTGCCATCGAGCGATACTGCTGAATCAGGGTACCGTGCTGAAGGATGGTTTGACGCATGACGTGGTGAGCGCCTATCTGGGATCTGGCCAGGGATCGCCATCACACAAACAATGGGACGATCCGGGCACGGCACCCGCAGGTAAAGTGGCGCGGTTGCTTGCCGTGCGAGCCCTGGATGCCGACCGCAAAATATCGAGCGCGATGAAGATTACTCAGCCGATCGCGATCGAGATTGAATTTGAGGTGATCGAGCCGGGATATATCCTGATGCCACATTTTCATGTCTTCAATGACGAAGGCGTGCGCCTGTTCGCGGCCTTGGACCAGGATCCGCAGTGGCGCGGAAAACAGCGCCCGAAAGGCCGCTATATTTGCCGTGGCTGGATTCCGGCGAACCTGCTGTCTGAGGGCTTGCTGTATGTGTCTCCCGCGCTAACGACACTGCAACCGGATATACCGCAATTCATTGCCCGGGACGCCATCTCGTTCCAGGTAATGGACAGCCGGCATGAAGGCGCGGAGTCGGCGCGAGGGGACTATGCGAGGAATATCAAAGGGGTCATCAGACCGATGTTGAGCTGGGAGTCCGAAATCGTGGAGATACCAGGGCGGCGCTCAACCGCTTGAGTGTGCCGGCCGCGGGGCCGCGCTGCCGGCAGAATCGGCAATGCAGGATCGAATGATATGGACGATATGGACTTCTCTGCCAATGTGCCCTCCGTGGGCGATGACATGTACGGACTTGTCCGGCAATTGTTCCCGATTTGTCGCAGCATCACCGGTGACGGCGTGCGGGAGACACTCGCTCTCCTGAGAGAGCGGCTTTCGATCGAGATCCACGAAGTCGAAACCGGGACGCAGGTATTCGACTGGACGATTCCGAAGGAATGGAACATCCGCGATGCCTACATCATGGATTCCCGCGGCCGGAAGGTGATCGACTTCCGGGACAACAATCTGCATGTGTTGAATTACAGTACGCCGATACGTGCGCGGGTATCGAATGAGGAATTGAAGAAACACCTGTACACCCTTCCCGACCGGCCGGACTGGATTCCCTACCGCACCTCGTATTACAGCGAAAACTGGGGGTTTTGCGTCAGCCATAATCAATTCCTGAGCCTGACGGAACCGGAATACGAGGTTGTGATCGATTCCGATCTGAAGGCCGGTCATATGACCTATGGCGAGTACTACAAGCCGGGAGAGTCCACGGAGGAGGTACTGTTCTCCTGCCATGTGTGCCATCCCTCGCTCTGTAACGACAATCTTTCCGGGATAGCTCTCGCCGCGCAACTTGCACGCTGGCTGTCCGGTAGAACTACGAGATACTCCTACCGATTTCTCTTTATCCCCGGTACGATAGGGTCGATTGCCTGGCTGAGCCTGAACGAAGCCATGGTCGGGCGCATCAAGCACGGACTGGTGGTGGTCTGCGTCGGCGACGACGGTGACTTCACGTATAAGAAAAGCCGCCAGGCGGATAGCGAGATCGATCGAATCGTTTTGAATATACTGAAAAATTCGGGTAAGCCCTACAAGGTGATTGATTTCTATCCCTATGGATATGACGAGCGTCAGTACTGTTCGCCCGGGTTCAATCTCGCCGTCGGCAGTCTGTCCAGAACGACCCATGGCGAATACCCTGAATACCATACCTCGGCGGATAATCTGTCATTTGTCAAACCAGTCAATCTGGCCGATTCCTTTGACAAGTATTGCCAGATCGTCGATGCGCTGGAAAACAATTACACCTACCGCAATCTCAGTCCGAAATGTGAGCCCCAACTCGGGAAGAGAGGTCTATACGGCGGTATCGGGGCGGAGGACAAAAAGCCCGTGAAGACCATGACCCTCTTATGGGTCCTCAACCTGTCTGACGGCAAACACAGTCTGCTGGATATCTCGGAACGATCCGGCGTGCCGTTCGATGAGGTCGCCGCCGCTGCCGCTGCGCTGGCGGGTGCTGGGCTGTTGGCCAAGGTATGATGGGCCCGCTTTCGGGAAAGACCGCGGTCATCACCGGTGCCACCGGCGGCATCGGCAGGAGTGTTGCGCTGGCGCTGGCTCGGGAAGGCGTCAATCTGTGCCTGCTCGGTCGCGAGCGGGCTCGATGTGAGGGTCTCCTCGCGCAAGTGGCGACCGGGCATCCTGGGCTGCGTACCGCCTTTCAGGCGGTGGATCTTGCGGACGTTACCGGTGTGCGGCGTGCCTGCGAGAGCCTTCTGCGCGATCAGCCTGCTATCGATCTGTTGGTCCACTGCGCCGGCCTGATCGTTCCGGCCGAGTATGCGAGCGCGAAGACTGAGGATTTCGATGCGCAGTATTTCATCAACGTTCGGGCGCCATTCCTGCTGACCCAGGGGCTGCTCTCCGCGATCCGTGCCCGGAAGGGGCAGGTGGTATTCGTGAACTCAAGTGCGGCCCAGCAGAAGGCGAGGGGCGGTATGGCAGCCTACGCCGCCAGTAAATATGCCTTGACGGCGCTGGCCGACAGCCTGCGGGATGAGGTCAATGCGGATGGGGTGCGGGTCATCAGCGTCTACCCCGGCCGTACCGCGACGGCCATGCAGGAGCAACTCCATGAGCGGGAGGGCAAGCCTTACCGGTCGAATGTTCTGCTGCAACCGGACGATGTCGCGGAGGCGATTCTTCACGCCCTTATGGCCCCCCTCACCGCCGAGATCACCGATATCTCGATTCGCCCCTTTCAGAAGGGTTGAATGGCGCGATGGATGGAGTGGCCGCATCCTCTCTTGGCGCGTCCGGATCCGGCGCCGGTGTGACAGGGGGCCAGGTACCGGCGGAGGTGCGGCGTGAAGCCCAGTAATCTGCTCGGGATTCTCGGCCATGCCGCGCCGGATTTTTTCATCATCGGGGTCCAGAAAGGCGGCACCACTTCGCTCTACAATTATCTCGCCCGTCATCCAGCGGTGCTTCCGGCGGTGGAAAAGGAGATTCACTATTTCAGTGAAAATTTCTATAGAGGCGAAGCGTGGTACAGCAAGCGCTTTCCGACCCGATACCACAAGCTGCGCCGCATGCTGGAGTTGCATACGCGTATCCTGACCGGAGAGGCAACCCCGTATTACATCTTCCATCCCCATGCCGCCCGACGGATCAGGGCGCGTCATCCACGCGCCAGGATCATCCTCATGCTGCGCAATCCCGTCGATCGCGCCTATTCGCACTATCGTTATCACGTCAAGCTGGGTGTCGAGTCGCTGAGTTTCGAGGAGGCGATAGCCGCGGAGCCACAGCGGCTGGCCGGGGAAATGGAGCGGATGATGGCCGATGAGTACTACTCCAGCGAAGCGTGCAAACTGTTTTCTTACCTGAGGCGCGGGATCTATGTCGACCAGATCCGGCGCTGGCGCGAATATTTTCCTCGCGAGCAGATGCTGGTCCTGAAAAGCGAGGATTTTTTTGCCAACCCGGCGGAGTCTTATCTGCAGGTCACCCGGTTTCTGGGCCTGGAGCACCATGATCTTAGCGCTTATGACACGTTCAATGCGGGCGCTGAATCGGCCCTGCGGTCTGACACACGGCAGGGGCTCGTGGAATATTTCCGGGCGAGTAACGAGCAGCTCTACGACTATCTGGGAGTCGATTTCGGCTGGAATTGATGCTATAAATTTGCTCCGTATGGTTGGTGCCATTGATTGGCGGATATAGCTCAGTAAGCATGAATTTTCTCCCGCTCGTCGCCCGAGGTTTCAGCCAGGCCGTCCTGCTGGCCGCCCTCACGCTGTTACCGTTGACGATCCCCCCCGCGGCGGCGGCCGCGAATGCGCGTGCCGATTTCAACGGCGACGGGCGCACTGACCTGGCGATCGGTGTTCCGGGCGAGGATGTCGGGAGCATCATCGATGCCGGCGCCGTACGGATCGTTTATGGAAGCGGCAGTGGGGCGCCGGCGGCGGGTACAGAACAGATCTGGCATCTGGACAGCGTCGGTATACCGGGTACGGCGCAGTCGGGCGATCATTTCGGTGCGGCCATCGCCAGCGGGGATTTCAACCGGGACGGTTATACCGACCTCGCGGTGGGTATGCCGAACAAGAACGGCAATCGAGGCCAGATGCTGGTCATGTACGGCAGCGGCGCGGGTCTCAGCGCGGCCGGCAGCCAGATCTGGGATCAGGGGGTGCTCGCCGATGACCCGGAAACAGACGACCGCTTTGCATCCGCGCTCGTGGCGGGGGACTTCAACCGGGACGGATACGACGACCTCGCCGTCGGGGTTCCCGGGGAGGATTATCCCGGCATCGGGCCACCTGAAGCCAACCCGCCGACTCCCAATTGCGATCCCTGCGTCAATGCCGGTGTGGTCAATGTGGTTTACGGCGGCCCCAGCGGCCTGACGGCCACGCGGAACGAGCTTTGGCACCAGGATCGCGGCGTTTCCTACGACGGCTGGGTTGAGCCACAGGACTGCTTCGGTGCAAGCCTGGCTTCCGCGGATTTCAATGGCGACGGCATAGATGATCTTGCCGTTGGCGTGCCGTGCGAGAACACCGGCGGCGCGGACGTGCCATTTCCGAACAACGGCGCGGTGAGCGTGTACTACGGTTCGACCGGCGGTCTGACGGGTGTCGGAGCGCAATACCTGCGGCAGTGGGCGGAAGACGTCGTCGATTATCCCCAGGCCAATGATGCCTTCGGTTATGCCCTCGCGGCGGGAGATTTCGATGGTGACGGCCGCGCCGATCTGGCGATAGGCGTGCCGGGCGAGGATAGCGGCGGTATCAGCGATGCCGGTGGCGTGGCGGTCTTTTACGGGGCTGCCGGCGGCCTGATCAGAAACGAGCTGTGGGGGACACACAGTCCGGATGTCATCGGCGACCCGGTCGCCAATGCGCACTGGGGTTATGCGCTCGCCGCGGGAGATTTCAACCATGACGGGCGAGCTGATCTTGCGATCGGGGCACCCGGTGATAGCGTTTCGGCCATTATCGAGGCCGGGTCCGTAAGCATACTTTACGGTGCCCCCACCGGACTGAGCGGCCAGTCCAGCCAACTGTTCACCCAGGATACCCCCGGCGTAGACGAGGTTGCCGAGCAGGTTGACTGGTTTGGACATACGCTCGCCGCTACCGATCTCGACGGCGATGGCGCTCAGGACCTCGTCATAGGCGTGCCATTCGAAGACTACGGATTCACCGTGGATGCGGGGGCCGTTCATCTCCTCTATGGCTCGGCAGGTACGGGGATTTCAGCAACCGGGAGCCGATTACTCGGTCAGGATGGACCAGGCAGCCAGGACATCAGCGAGGCAGGGGATCAATTCGGTGGTCGTCTGGTTCCGCGCCTCAACGGCGCGGCGCCCTGGCCGGATGAACCGACGAACTACATGATGACGGCGCCGACCGCGGTGAATCTCACCGCGGAGGGTTCGGCGGACTGGGTTCATTGGGGCCGCGCCAGCGTAACAGCGCCGGATCGAAAATCCGGTGTTGCCCCCCAGATTGGCAACCTGTTTCCTCTGGGCGGGGCGAGTCCCGCGATCACGAACCAGACGAGCTCTGCCTATGCCTGGAGCGACGGCGCGCCACTCGCGACCCATTCCGGCACCAAATCCGGCGTTCGGGTGTTCAGCGCCGGCAATGGCTTCCAGTTCAGTGTGCCTGCAGATACGGGCTTCCGGACCCTCAAGGTCTATGTGGGAGCGAATGCCGCAAGAGGCCAATTTACCGCCAGTCTGAGTGATGGCAGTGCTCCGGCGTACACCACCGCGGTCGATCGCCGCAGTGGACGCACCAGTCAGGTCATCACACTCAACTACCGCGCGGCATCGCCCGGCCAGACCCTGACCGTCAGCTACGTTTTGAACACGCTCTACCAGGCCAATCTCCAAAGCTGGATAACCCTCGAGTCGGCGGCACTGCGTGTTGCCGGGGATGATCGCCCGCCGATGCTTGAGCCGATCGGAAATCGAACCTTGCAGGAAGGCGAACTGCTGAGTCTGGCCGTGGTCGCAGTGGATTCCGATGGTCCGGCCCCGCTGAGCCTGAGCCAGACCAATACGCTGCCCGGCAGCCCGAACATCCTGACCGACAATGGCAACGGCAGCGGCACGCTGAACTGGACGCCGGCCGCGGGCTCCGCGGCCGGCAGCCCCTATTCGGTCACCGTCACGGCCACCGACGGCGCCGGGACCTCCTCGAGCACCAGCTTCACCGTGACCGTTCTCCCGGTCAGCTCGCACACGCCTTACGGCGGGAGCGCGTGGCCGATCCCGGGGATCATCGAGGCGGAGAACTACGACCTGGGCGGCTCAGGCGTGGGCTATTTCGACACCACGGCGGGCAACGCCGGCAATCTCTACCGCAGCGACGGCGTCGACATCTGGGTCGCCTCCGACGTGGATGGCGCCTACATGGTGGGCCAGACCAGCGCCGGCGAGTGGCTGGACTACACAGTCAACGTGGCAGCCGCCGGCAGCTACACGCTCAATCTGCGGGTGGCGACGGCGGTGAACAACAAACGGCTGCGTATCCTGATGAACGGCGCCGACATCACCGGCTCGATCGCGGTGCCCAATACCGGCGGCTGGACCGCCTGGACCACCCTCAGCCGGACGGTGACGCTCAATGCCGGCCAGCAGACCCTGCGCCTGCAGGTCGACAGCGGCAGCTTCAACGTCAACTGGATCGGTTTCACCTCCGGTTTCTCCAATGCCGCGCCCACCCTGAGCCCAATCGGCAATCAGACGGTGAATGAAGGGCAATTACTTGTCGTGCCGGTCTCGGCCACTGACGCCGACGGTCCAGCCCCGCTGAGCCTGAGCCAGACCAGTACGCTGCCCGGCAGCCCGAACATCCTGACCGACAATGGCAACGGCAGCGGCACGCTGAACTGGACGCCGGCCGCGGGCTCCGCGGCCGGCAGCCCCTATTCGGTCACCGTCACGGCCACCGACGGCGCCGGGACCTCCTCGAGCACCAGCTTCACCGTGACCGTTCTCCCGGTCAGCTCGCACACGCCTTACGGCGGGAGCGCGTGGCCGATCCCGGGGATCATCGAGGCGGAGAACTACGACCTGGGCGGCTCAGGCGTGGGCTATTTCGACACCACGGCGGGCAACGCCGGCAATCTCTACCGCAGCGACGGCGTCGACATCTGGGTCGCCTCCGACGTGGATGGCGCCTACATGGTGGGCCAGACCAGCGCCGGCGAGTGGCTGGACTACACAGTCAACGTGGCAGCCGCCGGCAGCTACACGCTCAATCTGCGGGTGGCGACGGCGGTGAACAACAAACGGCTGCGTATCCTGATGAACGGCGCCGACATCACCGGCTCGATCGCGGTGCCCAATACCGGCGGCTGGACCGCCTGGACCACCCTCAGCCGGACGGTGACGCTCAATGCCGGCCAGCAGACCCTGCGCCTGCAGGTCGACAGCGGCAGCTTCAACGTCAACTGGATCGGTTTTTCGGGCATTAACTAGCTCAACTGGATTCAAATCCCCGGAATTTTGCCCGATACTCTCTGCATAGACACAGCCTCAAGAGCGCGTCAATTCCGTGGACAGCACCGGGTTTGGGTCGCGATAGCTTCGTTGGGGCAGGATCATTTTCGATAATTTAGCGGGACAATCGTGATGTCGACCAATGAGCAGCGGCTGATCTTTCTGGGCGGGGCCCCCCGGTCGGGAACAACCTTGTTACAGAACATCCTCGATATGCATCCGGATATCCTGGGTGGTCCGGAGTTTCTGCATTTGCCGGATATCCTGCAACTTCGCGGCAAGCTGCGCGACTCCGTTGCCCGCGGATGGATCGATCTGATCTGCTCAGCGGAGGAGGTCGATGAACGCATGCGTAATCTCATTGGCGGATTTCTGTTGACCTTCGCCGACAGGCACGGCGCCAAATTGCTCAGCGAGAAGACACCCGAGAATGTCCTGGTCTTTCCCAAATTGGTGGAGTTGTTTCCGGGTTCGAAGTTCATTCACATCGTGCGCGATCCACGCGCAACCGTGGCTTCTTTGCTGGAAGTTGGGAAAAAGGCCCGGCGTAAAGGTGAAACCCCGGCGTTGTTCACACGTGACGCACAGTCCGCGATCAGGCATGTGCGACGCTGCCTGGATTCCGGCTTTTCGGCCTCCCGTACCGCGCCGGACAAGGTGTATACGCTGGTTTATGAACGATTGATCCGGGACCCGGAGGCCGAGGGACGCCAGATCTGCGGTTTCCTCGGTGTGTCATGGGCGCCGGAGATGTTACGGCCCGGCGAGAAGCGCCACATGGGTGAGAGCGCCATTACCGTCAACTCAAAAGAGATCTGGTATGACGCCAAAACGTACAACTCCAATCCTCAACCGGACAGCCTGGAGAAATGGCGCGAAACGCTGGCGGCGCACGAAAAGCTGATGATTGCGCGCGCGTTCTCCGATTCAGAGGATTTGAGCCGGCTGGGGTACGATTTCACGCTCAGCGATATGGGGACGATGGATCGCGCG from Gammaproteobacteria bacterium includes these protein-coding regions:
- a CDS encoding ABC transporter permease, whose product is MAKEQSDNIPVLIIKPDSGWKMIDLGEIIRYRDLAYNLVWRDITVQHAQTVLGFIWAIITPLVQILIFSIIFGKVAKISTDGIPYTLFTTVAIIPWTYMSTVMLQSSQSLISNHNMLGKIYFPRLLYPLTPVISKMLNFGISLLLLLAIMVYYKVAPTWQLLYLPLFILMMMMVPAGIGMWMSAMAIRYRDIKFIMHYVVQMLMYSAPIVYSAASIPENYRFVYSLNPIVGVIEGYRACLLGADMPWQFILPGMFTAVLLFVGGAFYFKRIERIFVDVM
- the rfbC gene encoding dTDP-4-dehydrorhamnose 3,5-epimerase, whose translation is MIFRETELAGAFIIEPEKIEDDRGFFARSWCRREFGEHGLETGLEQCNISFNKMKGTLRGMHYQIAPHEEVKLVRCTRGSIFDVIIDLRPSSSTYGRHFGLVLSEDERNMLYIPGGFAHGFQTLVDSTEVFYQMTESYHPESARGVRWDDAGFDIEWPPAAPRLISERDRTWPDFTGHSGR
- a CDS encoding DUF4910 domain-containing protein, with protein sequence MDDMDFSANVPSVGDDMYGLVRQLFPICRSITGDGVRETLALLRERLSIEIHEVETGTQVFDWTIPKEWNIRDAYIMDSRGRKVIDFRDNNLHVLNYSTPIRARVSNEELKKHLYTLPDRPDWIPYRTSYYSENWGFCVSHNQFLSLTEPEYEVVIDSDLKAGHMTYGEYYKPGESTEEVLFSCHVCHPSLCNDNLSGIALAAQLARWLSGRTTRYSYRFLFIPGTIGSIAWLSLNEAMVGRIKHGLVVVCVGDDGDFTYKKSRQADSEIDRIVLNILKNSGKPYKVIDFYPYGYDERQYCSPGFNLAVGSLSRTTHGEYPEYHTSADNLSFVKPVNLADSFDKYCQIVDALENNYTYRNLSPKCEPQLGKRGLYGGIGAEDKKPVKTMTLLWVLNLSDGKHSLLDISERSGVPFDEVAAAAAALAGAGLLAKV
- a CDS encoding ATP-binding cassette domain-containing protein, which codes for MNSEEIAIRVEKVAKRFRLGLEDAMHDTFGAAMLDFIKSPLKNYRYYRSLHKFDDSAGPDDPSSEPSDILWALRSVSFEVKRGEVLGIIGTNGAGKSTLLKILSRITPPTRGSIEIRGRVSSLLEVGTGFHNELTGRENIYLNGTVLGMRKKEIDRKFDEIVEFSGVERFLDTPVKRYSSGMRVRLAFSVAAHLEPEILIIDEVLAVGDAAFQKKCMNKMQDVGEGGRTVLFVSHSMPAITRLCHRAILLNQGTVLKDGLTHDVVSAYLGSGQGSPSHKQWDDPGTAPAGKVARLLAVRALDADRKISSAMKITQPIAIEIEFEVIEPGYILMPHFHVFNDEGVRLFAALDQDPQWRGKQRPKGRYICRGWIPANLLSEGLLYVSPALTTLQPDIPQFIARDAISFQVMDSRHEGAESARGDYARNIKGVIRPMLSWESEIVEIPGRRSTA
- a CDS encoding FG-GAP repeat protein, with protein sequence MNFLPLVARGFSQAVLLAALTLLPLTIPPAAAAANARADFNGDGRTDLAIGVPGEDVGSIIDAGAVRIVYGSGSGAPAAGTEQIWHLDSVGIPGTAQSGDHFGAAIASGDFNRDGYTDLAVGMPNKNGNRGQMLVMYGSGAGLSAAGSQIWDQGVLADDPETDDRFASALVAGDFNRDGYDDLAVGVPGEDYPGIGPPEANPPTPNCDPCVNAGVVNVVYGGPSGLTATRNELWHQDRGVSYDGWVEPQDCFGASLASADFNGDGIDDLAVGVPCENTGGADVPFPNNGAVSVYYGSTGGLTGVGAQYLRQWAEDVVDYPQANDAFGYALAAGDFDGDGRADLAIGVPGEDSGGISDAGGVAVFYGAAGGLIRNELWGTHSPDVIGDPVANAHWGYALAAGDFNHDGRADLAIGAPGDSVSAIIEAGSVSILYGAPTGLSGQSSQLFTQDTPGVDEVAEQVDWFGHTLAATDLDGDGAQDLVIGVPFEDYGFTVDAGAVHLLYGSAGTGISATGSRLLGQDGPGSQDISEAGDQFGGRLVPRLNGAAPWPDEPTNYMMTAPTAVNLTAEGSADWVHWGRASVTAPDRKSGVAPQIGNLFPLGGASPAITNQTSSAYAWSDGAPLATHSGTKSGVRVFSAGNGFQFSVPADTGFRTLKVYVGANAARGQFTASLSDGSAPAYTTAVDRRSGRTSQVITLNYRAASPGQTLTVSYVLNTLYQANLQSWITLESAALRVAGDDRPPMLEPIGNRTLQEGELLSLAVVAVDSDGPAPLSLSQTNTLPGSPNILTDNGNGSGTLNWTPAAGSAAGSPYSVTVTATDGAGTSSSTSFTVTVLPVSSHTPYGGSAWPIPGIIEAENYDLGGSGVGYFDTTAGNAGNLYRSDGVDIWVASDVDGAYMVGQTSAGEWLDYTVNVAAAGSYTLNLRVATAVNNKRLRILMNGADITGSIAVPNTGGWTAWTTLSRTVTLNAGQQTLRLQVDSGSFNVNWIGFTSGFSNAAPTLSPIGNQTVNEGQLLVVPVSATDADGPAPLSLSQTSTLPGSPNILTDNGNGSGTLNWTPAAGSAAGSPYSVTVTATDGAGTSSSTSFTVTVLPVSSHTPYGGSAWPIPGIIEAENYDLGGSGVGYFDTTAGNAGNLYRSDGVDIWVASDVDGAYMVGQTSAGEWLDYTVNVAAAGSYTLNLRVATAVNNKRLRILMNGADITGSIAVPNTGGWTAWTTLSRTVTLNAGQQTLRLQVDSGSFNVNWIGFSGIN
- a CDS encoding sulfotransferase, with product MSTNEQRLIFLGGAPRSGTTLLQNILDMHPDILGGPEFLHLPDILQLRGKLRDSVARGWIDLICSAEEVDERMRNLIGGFLLTFADRHGAKLLSEKTPENVLVFPKLVELFPGSKFIHIVRDPRATVASLLEVGKKARRKGETPALFTRDAQSAIRHVRRCLDSGFSASRTAPDKVYTLVYERLIRDPEAEGRQICGFLGVSWAPEMLRPGEKRHMGESAITVNSKEIWYDAKTYNSNPQPDSLEKWRETLAAHEKLMIARAFSDSEDLSRLGYDFTLSDMGTMDRARGAVVTWLRGLRRRLGGGLRRLAGDK
- a CDS encoding sulfotransferase domain-containing protein, with the protein product MKPSNLLGILGHAAPDFFIIGVQKGGTTSLYNYLARHPAVLPAVEKEIHYFSENFYRGEAWYSKRFPTRYHKLRRMLELHTRILTGEATPYYIFHPHAARRIRARHPRARIILMLRNPVDRAYSHYRYHVKLGVESLSFEEAIAAEPQRLAGEMERMMADEYYSSEACKLFSYLRRGIYVDQIRRWREYFPREQMLVLKSEDFFANPAESYLQVTRFLGLEHHDLSAYDTFNAGAESALRSDTRQGLVEYFRASNEQLYDYLGVDFGWN
- a CDS encoding SDR family NAD(P)-dependent oxidoreductase gives rise to the protein MMGPLSGKTAVITGATGGIGRSVALALAREGVNLCLLGRERARCEGLLAQVATGHPGLRTAFQAVDLADVTGVRRACESLLRDQPAIDLLVHCAGLIVPAEYASAKTEDFDAQYFINVRAPFLLTQGLLSAIRARKGQVVFVNSSAAQQKARGGMAAYAASKYALTALADSLRDEVNADGVRVISVYPGRTATAMQEQLHEREGKPYRSNVLLQPDDVAEAILHALMAPLTAEITDISIRPFQKG